The sequence CTCGAACGCCTTGAGGGGCCGCACGACGATCTCGGGGCGCGCCGCCTCCCAGCGCCGCTCCATCACCGACATCGCGAGCATCGCGACGAGCGCGACGACCGCGGCTATCAGCAGGAAGAGCGCGGCCGGGACCCAGCGCGGCAGGCCGCCCTTCGGTTGCGTTGCGTTGTCGTTCATGCGGGCTCCTCTCTCTCCTCATCTCACCCCTCCCTAGCCCTCCCCCGCAAGGGGAGGGCAGAGGAAGGCGGCCAGCATCATAGGCCTGCCGGCGGGAGCGCCGGCACGCGGGCGTTCGGCGTCGCGGAGAGGCTCCGCACGTCGCCGTGGAAGTTCTCGTGACAGTCCCAGCACCGCCGCTCTCCCGACGCGGCGAGCCGGATCATCGCGAACTGGTCCGCGTGGCAGCGCACGCAGTTCCCCTGCACGACGGGCACCGCGCCCGGGTTCATCCGCAGAACCTGCGGCTCGCCTCGGGTCGTGAAGACGTAGGAGTGGCGCATGCCGTCGCCGCCCTTGAACGCCATCTTCGCCACCGGGTTCACGTGCGGCACGTGGCAGTCGTTGCACACCGTCACGCGGCCGTGGCTCCCGTGCATCCAGGTGGCGTAGGCGTTCCGCATGACGTGGCAGTTGAGGCACGTCGCCGGGTCGTCCGAGAGGTACGACGTCGCGTTGGACGCGCGCGCCGTGGCGAGCCCGACGCCGAAGAGCAGCGCGAGGGCGACGAGGATCGGCCATCGCCAAAGGGGTGCGACGCGCTCGAGCGCGAACCAGCCGGTCCCTCTGCGCCCCGCCGCCATCGATCAGCCGAGCATCGCCTTTAGATCGGCCTCGACCGTCGTGGTCGGCCCGATCGCGAAGCCCTTCACGAGCACGTCGAGCACCGGCGGCGTCACGAACACCGGCAACGTCGGCCCGAGCCGGATGTTGCGGATGCCCAGGTGGAGCAGCGTGAGGAGGACGCAGACCGCCTTCTGCTCGTACCACGAGAGCACGATCGACAGCGGCAGGCTGTTGACGTCGGTCTGGAACGCGTCCGCGAGCGCGACGGCGACCTTGATCGCGGAGTAGGCGTCGTTGCACTGGCCCATGTCGAGCAGGCGCGGGATCCCGCCGATGTCGCCGAAGTCGAGCTTGTTGAAGCGGTACTTGCCGCAGGCGAGCGTCAGGATGACGCAGTCCTTGGGAACGGCCTGGGCGAGATCGGTGTAGTAGTTGCGGCCCGGCTTCGCGCCGTCGCAGCCTCCTATGAGGAAGAAGCGCCGGATGGCGCCGCTCTTCACCGCGTCGATCACCTTGTCGGCCACGCCGAGCACCGCGCTCCGCCCGAAGCCGACCGTGATCGCCTGCTCCGGCTCGTCCGCGGCGAAGCCCGGGGCCGCGAGCGCCGCCGCGATGGCCGGCGAGAAGTCGCGGTTCGAGATGTGCGCGACGC is a genomic window of Pseudomonadota bacterium containing:
- the nrfH gene encoding cytochrome c nitrite reductase small subunit; its protein translation is MAAGRRGTGWFALERVAPLWRWPILVALALLFGVGLATARASNATSYLSDDPATCLNCHVMRNAYATWMHGSHGRVTVCNDCHVPHVNPVAKMAFKGGDGMRHSYVFTTRGEPQVLRMNPGAVPVVQGNCVRCHADQFAMIRLAASGERRCWDCHENFHGDVRSLSATPNARVPALPPAGL